The sequence GTCGCCGCTCTGCCCCGGAGGCAAACCGTCATAGTTCGGATTGCGCATATACGCTGCAGTGTTTTGCGGCGAATATTCATACCAGTCATAGCGAAGGCCGGGCGCTATCGCGAAGGGACCGTCACCGACCGAAATACGATCCTGCAGGTAGATGCCGAACTTCTTGCTGTCGACGTCAGGCGAATCCGACTGGTTCGTGTGAAGGAACCCGCAGGCAGGACTCGGGGCCTCGTCGCAACTATCATCACCCGACGAATATTGGTGAAGCTTTCCGATTGCGAATTCTCCGCCGAGCGTCACACGGTGCTGCAGGATGCCGGTGTCGAAGAACTTCTCCACATAGCCGCTCGCGCCGTAGCTCTCGTCCTCCGCCTCATTCAGGCGCGAATACTCGCCGATCACCGATGTGCTGCGGAATGCATCGGCGCCGTTTTCGCGCAGCAGGCGCTGCCAATAGATGACCGCCGAGGCATTGTCGAACCAAGCATCATCATCGACTGCCTCGAACTTGTAATCCAAGGACAAGCGTTCCCGTCGAGTGTTATCGAGCTTGTCGTAATCGCCGGGCCGGTAGTTGCCGAGAAGGCTTTGGCCGGCCATGAAATCAATGTCCTTGTCGCGATCGAAGCGTTCTGCCGTCAGCCCGAAGGTATGGCCGCTGTCGGTGTATTGTCTGACCTTGAACAGCAGATTGTTCTGATCGTAATCGGCGGGATCGGCTTCGGTGCGTGTCACGGAATAACCGCCGACATCGCCATTGCTTTTCCGTTCATGTCCGCGCTTGTAGCCGCCCTGGAATAGAACCGCCGTGTTGTCATAGCGGGCGGCCACGGCAGCAGAACCGCCGAGGCTCTCGTCTTCGCCGTCATAGGCGAATTTGAATATGCCGCCCCAAGTCTTGCCCTCGCCGATCAGGTCTTCCGGTTCGAGCGTGCGCAGGACGACCGCGCCCCCGAGCGCACCGCCGCCGGCCCGGCTGGAATCGGCGCCGCGAACGATGTCGATGGTCGAGAGAGCAGCGAAATCGAAGCTGTCGATCCCGCCGTCGGCATCGCGCGCTCCGTCATCGAGGAATGGAATGGCAATGCCGTCAATGGTCGTCAGCACCCGGGCGCCCTCGAGGCCACGAATATTGACGCTCCCATTCGTGCGGTTGAAGTTGACGCCCGGTTCCAGGTACCTACCCAAGTCTTCGAAACTCGATATCTGATGGTCATCGAGTTCCTTTTCCGTCACTTGCGACGCGAGTGGCGTGTCGGCTATGCCCTTCTTCTCGCCGCCCTTGACCTCCAGCTTTTTCAGCAGCGTCACGCGTCCCTGCTTTTCGGCAGCGGTCGCTTCATTGCTGGTGGTTGATTGCGCATGGGAGACGGCGATGCCGGCCAGGGTGACGAATGCCGTGCATGCGAGAAGAGCCAGGCGATGATGCCGGTTGAGCATGGACCAGTCCTTTTGAAAGTGTTGGCCGGGCTTGCTGTTGAGCGGCGAACTCAAGGGGCTGGCTGGGCAGTGTCGGGATCCGGCATGACGGATATGTCATCGCCTTATTTAGGCCACATAAAAAACATGAGTGAAATTGTCAATATAAATTTAGTGGTGCCACGGCCACCCCTCTCCGGCGCAACCGGCCTTCTCCTCAGTTTCAGCACATTTTGAAAGAGGATTGCTTCTCATGCGTTCCGGCCGCTTCGGCCACGCGGGGAACGGGAGGGACCTGCATGCGACCTGCCGCGGGAATGATGCTGCTGTCTACCATGATCCTTTCGGGGGTAAGCCTTCCCGAAAAGGGTCCTCTGCCGGTCGAGAAGCCCTCGACCACGGACGAACAAGCACCGCCGACGCCGACGCCGAAGCCGCTTGCGCCGCGCGCGAGCGAGCGCCCTGCGAGCAATCAGGGGAAGACGGGCTCCCTAGGCGAAAAAAAGACCCGGCAAGCGGAAGACGGTACAGCCCTCGATCCCGATCGTGACGGCGCAGAGTTGAGGGAGCCAATCCTCCGCGTGGAAGAGGAAGACCCAGCGGCGCATGCCACCTGCCTGGCTGCGCTGAAAGCGATCGGCAGCACCTACAGCGATGCTGCGCGCATCGATGAGCGCAATGGTTGTGGTATCGACAAGCCTATCGACATCACGGAAATTTTGCCCGGCGTCTCCGTGAAACCGGAGGGAAAAATGCGCTGCCAGACGGCATTGGCGCTTGCCCGCTGGACGAAGGAAACTGTCATCCCTGCCGCTCAAACCGCCTTTGGTTCGGAAGCCCGCGTTGCTGCACTGAACCAGGCCTCTGCCTATGTCTGCCGCTTGAGGAACAATGCGGAAACGGGCAAGATATCGGAACACGCACGCGGCAATGCAGTCGACATCGCCTCCTTCACGCTCGAAGGCGGCAAGACCATCAATATTCAGCCGCGCGACGAGGACGGCACGCTGGCCGGCGCGTTCCAGCGCGCGGTCACAGCCACCGCGTGCCTCTATTTTACGACCGTGCTCGACCCCGGCAGCGATGCCGCGCATGAGGACCACCTGCATCTCGACGTGATCGAACGGAAGAACGGCTATCGCTATTGCCGCTAGAGCATCCCGCTTTCAAGCGGAACCGCTGGAAGCGGACAAGATGCTCTAGAATCTAGAGTGCTAGAGCGTCCTTCGTGCGTTCACTTGAACGCACGGCGCTCTAGCGGGAGCACCGGGCGTGGTTTTCCGCGCCGCGAACGCCCTTATCCGCCTGCCGGCGCCTCCTCCCGCCTACGGGGAGAAGGCTAGGGCATGGGCGGATCTGGCCAATACGCCCGCACCAATCGATCTCCGCATTTCTAACTGGCCCCTACCGCCCCATACCCAAGCGCCACGAATTCGCCCGAGAAGAACCCTGCAATCTCTCCCTCGCCGCTGAGTTCGGCCGTCATCGCGAGGCGCGCCCTGCCCCGCCGCTCGAGCAGGCGCATGAAGCCCGGCCATTGACCGCTATCTTCAAGGCTCGAGCGAGCCGAAAAGGATCTGGCGATGGGCTTCAGATAATCCATGCGGTTGCTCTGTATGACCAAGCGACTGGAGATGCCGCTCAAGCGGAGCCGCACGTGCAGAAGCGACCACGCGGAAAGGATCGATAGCGCCGATGCGCTGCCGCCGAAGACCGTTTCGCGATGGTTGATATTCGGCGCCAGCGGTGCCCGAAGCAGCACATGGTCCCATTCCAGCGCGGCCACCTCGACCTGCATGGCAGCGGAAAGGGGGATGTGGGTGTGAAGGTAGGCCTGCAACTCCGAATGTGTCATGGTGTCTCCGTGTGGCTGCCTGAGAAGGCGGCTCTCCGCGCGTCAGTCGAGAAAAGGTAACTCTGGGGCGAGAGCAAATCGAGCGCTCGCATCGCCACAGCCGTTTTGCCGCACGAGGATCGTCCGCCTCGATTGAAACCGCCTCGGACCGACACGATCTATGGATCGGCGATGCGGACGAAAGTCCGGCGTTTCGCTCGTGTCCACGCCTTCGTTTCAAGGCCCGCTATCGAGGAGCAATCCATGCCGCTTACAATGTACAGACTTTCCATACCCGCCTTCACGCGCGGCTTTTCCGCCCTCGGCGGGATCCTCGACAAGGCCGAGGCCTTTGCGTCGGACACCGGCATACCGCTTGCCGAGCTCTTCGAGGCGCGGCTGGCGCCGGACATGCTGCCGCTTGCCGGCCAGGTGCAACGGGCAAGCGATACCAGCAAGAATGCCATCGCGCGGCTGACGACGCTGGAAGCGCCGCGTTTTCCGGATGACGAACAGAGCTTCGCCGATCTGCGCGGGCGGATCGCCAAGACCGTCGCATTCTTTGAGTCGGTCAAACCCGCCGATCTTGAAGGGAGCGAAAGTCGCGAAGTGACGCTCAACTTCACCAAGCTCAAGGTCAGTTTTAGCGGCGAGGATTACCTTCTGAAGTTCGTGCTGCCGAATTTCTACTTCCACGTCACCACTGCCTACGACATTCTCCGCCACAAAGGCGTGCCGATCGGCAAGCCCGACTATATCGGCAGCCTCGACTGAGCTCGCGATTCTAAAGGTTAGAGCGGGATGCGGGCAGAAAGCCGCGCACACTTTTCCTCATCCCGCTCCCGATCACGATGACTTTGGGTCGGGTCGGCCCAAAGTCATGAACGTGATCGATTCGATGAGTGAGAGAGCGGGATGCCGGCGGAAAACCGCGCACACTTTTCTTCATCCCGCTCTAGAACAGTCCCTCTATATTCCCCTCTTCATTGAGATAGATTCTCTCGGACGACGGCGCCTTCGGCAGGCCTGGCATCGTCATGATCTCGCCAGTGACGACGACGATGAAGCCGGCACCGGCGGCAAGCCGGACCTCGCGGATAGGCACCGTGTGGCCGCTCGGCGCGCCGCGCAGATTGGGGTCCGTGGAGAAGGAATATTGGGTCTTGGCCATGCAGATCGGCAGATGGCCATAGCCCTGGTCTTCCCAGGTTCTAAGCTGATCCCGCACCAGTTTGTCGGCGATGACTTCGCTTGCGTGATAAATATCCTTGGCGATCGTCTCGATCTTGTGGAAGAGCGGCATGTCGTCCGGATAGAGCGGCGAGAATTGCGAGTGGCCCGCATTGGCGAGTTCCACCACCTTCCGTGCCAATTCTTCGATGCCCTCTGAGCCTTGCGCCCAGTGTTTGCACAGAACGGCCTCCGAACCGAGGGTCGCGACATAATCCTTGATCGCCTGGATTTCCGCTTCCGAATCCGAGGTGAAATGGTTGATCGCGACGAGCACCGGGACGCCGAATTTCTTGACGTTCTGCACGTGCCGGCCGAGATTCGCGCAGCCCTTCTTCAGTGCCTCGATATTCTCTTTGCCGAGGTCCTCCTTCTTTACGCCGCCGTTCATCTTGATCGCCCGCGCGGTGGCGACGACGACGGCAGCGTCGGGCTTCAGGCCGGCCTTGCGGCACTTGATGTCGAAGAATTTCTCGGCGCCGAGATCCGCACCGAATCCGGCCTCGGTCACGACATAGTCCGCCAGCTTCAGCGCCGTCGTGGTGGCAATTACCGAATTGCAGCCGTGCGCGATATTCGCGAAGGGCCCGCCATGGACGAAGGCGGGATTGTTTTCGAGCGTCTGTACCAGGTTCGGCTGCATCGCATCCTTGAGGAGGACGGTCATCGCCCCATCGGCCTTGATGTCGCGGGCGTAGACCGGGCTCTTGTCGCGGCGATAGCCGATGATGATGTTGGCGAGGCGTTTTTCGAGATCTTTCAGGTCCATCGCAAGGCAGAGGATCGCCATGACCTCGGAAGCGACGGTGATATCGAACCCCGTCTCGCGCGGATAGCCATTGGCGACACCGCCCAATGAGCCGACGATCTGGCGCAGCGCCCGGTCGTTCATGTCCATGACGCGGCGCCAGGCGATGCGGCGGATATCGATCGCCTGTTCGTTTCCCCAGTAGATGTGGTTGTCAATCAGCGCAGCGAGCAGGTTATGCGCCGCGGTGACCGCATGGAAATCCCCGGTGAAGTGAAGATTTATGTCCTCCATTGGCACGACTTGGGCGTAACCGCCGCCCGCCGCACCGCCCTTGCTGCCGAAACAGGGGCCGAGCGACGCCTCGCGTATGCAGACGATCGTCTTCTTGCCGATGCGATTGAGGCCGTCGCCGAGGCCGACGGTGGTCGTCGTCTTGCCCTCGCCCGCCGGTGTCGGGTTGATGGCCGTCACCAGAATGAGGCGGCCGTTCTTCTTGCCTTTCTGCGCCGCGATGAATTCGGCGCTTACCTTCGCCTTGTCGTGGCCGTAGGGCAGCAGGTGTTCCGGCGGAATGCCGAGCTTGGCGCCGATCTCCTGGATCGGCTTCTTGCTCGCAGCGCGTGCGATCTCGATATCGGACTTGGCTCCCGCCATGGCGGCTCCCCCCAGCTTGCATTTCGCTCCGTCTCCACTGCGGAGCGCCTGCCCTTCAATTTCGCTATTTTTCGCCCGTCAGCGGGCGAGAATGTCGCGCATTTCGACAATGTTTGACCGCACCCGCAGGATGTAGAAGCCCATGGTCGCAAGATGCGTCGGCATGATCCAGCCGTCTTCGCGGCCGTTAGAGATGATAAGCGGCTGGATGCGGAGCGCCGCACGAAGCTGCTTCAGCGTCTCGGTGTAGATCGGCGTCAGGCCACGCTGCGCGACGACATTCTCGAAGTCGGCCCCGGCCGCTGAGAGAATGCCGTAATAGCCGTAGAGCTGGCCGAAGGCGAACCAGAAGCGGTCATCCGCGCGCGTATCGAACCAGCCGCCATTATGGAATTCCGAGCGTTCGCGGATGATCGCCGATGTATTGCCGAGGTCGTTCGCGACGCGGTCAAGAAACTCGACCATGTTGTCGGAGCGGCCGTCGAAGATCGCCTCGCACCTGCCGAGCGAAACGTTGAACTTCCGGAAATCGCGCATGGCCGCCCGATAGAAGCTCGGCGTCGGCGTCTTCGGGCCGAAGGGATTGACGCCGAAATACCAGGTTTCCTCATCGAACTGGATATTGCCGCGGGCGCTCTGCAGGTCGTTGTTGACGCCGGACGTACCGCGTACGCGCCCGAGCGAGTCGACGAGCTCCACCGCGGTGCGGCGCACGGCCTGATTGATGCCGCGCTGGAACGAAGCCTTGTTGTCGAGCCATGGCGTGTCGTCCCAATCAAGCCCGAACAGACCGAGCTTGTAGAGCAGCATCGAGGATATCCAGGCGTTCTGGTTGACGTTGAGGTCGATGAGATCGGCCGCGACGTCGACGATCGCCGAGGTCTGGCAGACCGTTCCCGCCGGCAATTGCACCGCTGACAGCGCTTCCGTCGTCGAAGTGTCCGCCACGGTCGCCTGGCTGGCGGCTGCCGCCGCACCGGTCGCTTGCCCCGTCGTGGTTGCGCCGGGCCCGCCAATCGGCGAGCCGGCCGGCACCTTGCGCTCCGCGAGCTTATAGCGGTCGACATAATCCGGATTGAAATTGGTCCAGACCTGCGTCTGCCAGATGAAGTAGCCGTATAACAGGATCAGGCCTAGCAGGATGAGACCGATCGGCCCTTTGATGATCCAGCTTCTGCCTCGGTACCAGTTCCCGAATGCGACAAAGGGCCAAAGGAGCCAGGCCACCGCCATGCCGATGCCACGGCCGATCGCCGTGAAAACACGCTGGAAAAACGCAACGATCGGATCGAACATGTTTTATTCCTCTTTGAGGCCGTAGAGCTTGTGGCGGAAGGCGGCCTTGTCTTTGAGATATGTGCCGGTGAGCGTCGCAACAACATATTCCCGGAACTTTTCGCTGTAGCGTTCGTAGGCGTCATAAAAGCCCTCTTTGTCGAACACGAAGCGCGAGACGAAGTCACGCGGGACGAGTTGCGAGATCAAACGATTGACCAGCCATTGATCCGGATGAGCGGGTCCGGCCCTGACCAGCAGGAAACGATTTTCCGGCGCTATCTCCTGCATCTTGATCGTGCCGGTCGCCGCGATCATTCGCGACATTTCCTGAAGGAAGGGATAGGTGCCGTCGCGCGCGACCAGCGCCGCGTTGCGATGAATCCACGTCTGCAGCCAGATCCGATCGGCGTTGATCAGTTCGGTGGTCGGATCGGCCTCGTTGATCAGCCCCCGAATGATCATGTCTGCCCGATGCTGGAAAAGACCGGAGTCCTGCACCCACGACGCCTGCGGCAGTTGCAGCCGGTTTGTCGCCGCCAGGAAATCGTAGATGCGTGCATGATCGGTGACGGCGATATAGCTCACCTGCCACGGCCGCGACCGCCGGAATCCGGGGACCGAAGGATCGCAGATCACCGTCGTCGTCTTCTGATCCAGGAAGACGTAGACGCCGCCGAAGTGATTGGCCCAGAACGCCTGGTGGCGGAAGACGAGCTGATCGGGCACCAGCGCATTCTGCCGGATGTCGCCGGTTGTCTTCGCGAGTTCCACCATCCGATTCAGCATCGCATCGTCGGACCAGGCGTTCGGCACCTTTTTCAGCCGGTCGACAAGCTCGCGAAGTTCGGTCGCCTTGCCGAGCATGTCTTCGGCGGAAAGCACCCGAAAGCGGACTTCGTTGATCGACAGGAGATCGTCTATATCTTCGACGACCGAAACCGAGTCCTCGATCTCGCCATAGAGGGCGTCCTTGATCGTGATCGCGTTGATCGCGCGGCTGTTGGCATTGAAGAACTCATGCATCAGCGCCGCGGTGTTGGAAAAGCTCGTATGAACGACCGGTAGCTCCACCTGCGCGGGCGTCAGGATGATGAAGCGCCGGTTGACCCGGTTCGGGTCGAGGTAGTCCCGGTCGCCAAGTTCACCGGCGATCTCGGGCGAGAAGCCGGTCATGTCGATGCTGAACCGCTCGAGCGCCGTCGGCTTCAAACCGAAACCCTCGAGCGCCTTGTTGTAGCGCGCAATGAGGTGCGGCTCCGAAATGTCGAGCAGCCGGCCATAGATCAGTTCGGCTTCGAGGAGGCGCTTCATAAGTGAACGCTCCGCGGGGTGTGGAGGCGGAGATCACGTCCCCTCTCCCCGCCTGCGGGGACAGGGTCAGAGTCACGGGCAAATCGCTGCAGGACGGCCGTCAACTCTGCCACCTTCCCTCCCGCTTCATCGTTTCGATCTCGCGGATTGCCCTTTCGCGTTGGCGTTCGCGGCGGATGACCTCGGCGACGGCCGCGTCGTCGGACTTGTCGGTGTAGCGGAACTCGCTGTCGGCATAGCGGTTGATTTCCTGCAGCACCATCTCGATCGTGATCGGCCCGCGCAGGTCCGCGATCATGGCACTCTTCTCGTCGTAGGACTTGTGCATAAAGGAGCCGGCATCCCTGAACCAGTCGTCCGGCAGTTCGACATCCATCGCCCGCATCTTGATCGCATCGGTAATGTTCCGGATCGCCCGGCCGGTGAAGCGCGGTTCCGCCTGCTTGATCATGTGCAGGTAGGCGCCGACGTCAGCGAGCGTCGCGATCTTGCCCTTTTCCTTCACGTAACGCTCCCAGACGGCTATGAGACCGTCTTCCTGCGGCCGGGCGTGCGTTGCATAGGATTGCGAAACGGCACGCTTGATCTCCTGGCCGGCATAGAGGTCGTGCTGGCCCAGCGGGATCTCGTGGTTCTTGCCGACAAGCAACGCGAAGATATCGATATAGTCGCCTTCGGTCTGCGGCCCGTCGACCAGCCACCGGGCGCCGGCGCGCTGGCGCAGCGCATCGTCGACATTCTCCGGATAGTTCGAGAACATGCCGAAGGTGCAGTTGCCGCGCACCACCGTCGAGGCGCCGCCGAAACTCTCCATCAGGACCGCCGTCACCTCATGCTGACCGGCCGAGGCGCGATCATCCGATCGTTTCGCCGCCACCTGATCAACATCGTCGATCGTGCCGAAGCCGATCGCCCGAGGGTTCATCACGTTATTGACGAACTCCTTGCAGTTCTGGCCGGACTTGCCCTGGTAGGAGGAAATCTGGTCCACGCCGAAGTTCTCGTAGTGGAAAGCATAGCCGGCGACGCCGCAATACTCGTGGAGCAGGCCGGCGAGCATCTGGATCAGGATCGTCTTGCCGGTGCCCGGCATGCCGTCGCCGATAAACGTGAAGAGAAAACCTCCCAGCTCGACAAAGGGATTCATCTGCCGGTCGAAATCATAGGCCATCAGCATCTTGGAAAGCTTCAGCGCCTGATATTTGGCGATGTGATTGCCGATGATTTCCTCGGGTTTCTTGAAGGTCATCGTGAGCGGCTTGCGCTTCTGTCCAGGCGCGACATCGAAGCCGTTCAACGTGAAATCGTCCTGATCGAGCCGTATGTGGACGGTCTCGAAGTTCTGCAATCCGGTGAAGCGCGCCTTGCGGGCGATCAGTCCTTCTATCGCGACGCGGGAGAAGGCCCGTGCACGCGCGGTCAAGGCACGGTCGTCCGGCGCACCGGCTATGCTGCGATCGAGTGCCGCGACCAAGCTCTTCAGCGCGTCCTGCGGCGTATCGAAGAGGAAATCCGGCTCCACCGCGTCGTCCACCGGCTCGCCCTCTCCCTGCAGCGTCGCGCCGAGATAGGCGGCAAGCGTGAAGGCGGCGACGTAGGCCAAAGCCGAAAGCAGCGCCTTGAACTGGCCCGCCTCCTCGCCGGCAAGCGGTGAGGTCGAATTGCGCGCCTGCAGCTGTTCGAGGTTCGTCTGCCGCGCGAAGACATCCGAGACGGCCAGCGCCACCTGAATGCCGCGGCGGGTGCGGTAGAGCACGGCGTGTTGCGCTGGTGAGAGCAGCGGATCGGCGCCGCGCACGGACTGGATGGTGCGCGCAAGCTCGATCTCGCGGGTGCGACGCTGGCCGCCGGTCGAGACGGTGGAGACAAAACGGCGGCCGGTGCCGGCAAGCGGTGTCCCTGCTGAAGTGTCGTCCCGTTCCAGGATGACCAGCTTGCTAACCAGGCTCTGCGCGGTCGCCTGATGCTTGGCGATATCCTCGTCGTGCAACGTCGTGAGGCCTGCGTTCAAAGTCATGGCTAAACCTCGCTCACCACCTGGTTGCCGGAAATGACATGCACTTTGTAGTCGCCGAAAACCTGGGCCGCCTCCCCGGCCGCATAGAGCGCCTGGTAAGCGTCGTGCGGTACCAGTGCGTGTTTCTCATAGGCGCTTACGCCCATGCGCGCGGCCTCGAGATTATCGGTATCGATGTGGAATTCCTCCTGCGCCGGCGTCGAGGACCAGAAGCCGCGGCTTGCCGGGCGTTCAGCCTTGGAAAAGACCTCCTGCACCGTCCAGGTCAAGAGCCAGGCATTCTCCGTCTTGCGTACCTTCGAGAGGATGTCGTTGATCCGCGCATTGTTCTCGGTGATCCCTGCCGAATAGAAAGGCCCGAGCACGATGCGCCGCAGCTGTTTCGGGTGCAGTTCCGGAAAATCCTTGTCCAGATTGGTGGCAATGGTTACCGGCGTCAGCGAATAGGCGCAGTTTTTCGAGGCGAAATCGTCGAAGCGACTTGCGAGCTCGGGATTGAGAAGTCCGCCGACCGGCAGCGGGATCTCGACGTCCGGATTGAGCTTGCCGTCGGCGGTAACCAGCATTTCGACGATCTTTTCGGAGGAATCCTCGATCGTTGCCATGTAGACCATCGGGAGCGTCTGGGTTCCATCGAAGGCACCCCAGGAGACGACGTAGTAAGGCCGCATCGTCTTCGGATTGACCGCAACTCGGATCGTCTCCGGCAGGATGAAAGGCGAGAAGATATCGCCCTTGCCGATCTGCTCGAGATAAAGCCTCTCCGCCATGCGGGCCTGCAGCGCCTCCGGAAAGGCCTTCTGCCGCAAGATGAAGTCGGCCATCTCCTCCCGCAGCGCATCGGCGGCGGGAATGCTC is a genomic window of Sinorhizobium numidicum containing:
- a CDS encoding formate--tetrahydrofolate ligase, producing the protein MAGAKSDIEIARAASKKPIQEIGAKLGIPPEHLLPYGHDKAKVSAEFIAAQKGKKNGRLILVTAINPTPAGEGKTTTTVGLGDGLNRIGKKTIVCIREASLGPCFGSKGGAAGGGYAQVVPMEDINLHFTGDFHAVTAAHNLLAALIDNHIYWGNEQAIDIRRIAWRRVMDMNDRALRQIVGSLGGVANGYPRETGFDITVASEVMAILCLAMDLKDLEKRLANIIIGYRRDKSPVYARDIKADGAMTVLLKDAMQPNLVQTLENNPAFVHGGPFANIAHGCNSVIATTTALKLADYVVTEAGFGADLGAEKFFDIKCRKAGLKPDAAVVVATARAIKMNGGVKKEDLGKENIEALKKGCANLGRHVQNVKKFGVPVLVAINHFTSDSEAEIQAIKDYVATLGSEAVLCKHWAQGSEGIEELARKVVELANAGHSQFSPLYPDDMPLFHKIETIAKDIYHASEVIADKLVRDQLRTWEDQGYGHLPICMAKTQYSFSTDPNLRGAPSGHTVPIREVRLAAGAGFIVVVTGEIMTMPGLPKAPSSERIYLNEEGNIEGLF
- a CDS encoding YiiD C-terminal domain-containing protein — translated: MTHSELQAYLHTHIPLSAAMQVEVAALEWDHVLLRAPLAPNINHRETVFGGSASALSILSAWSLLHVRLRLSGISSRLVIQSNRMDYLKPIARSFSARSSLEDSGQWPGFMRLLERRGRARLAMTAELSGEGEIAGFFSGEFVALGYGAVGAS
- a CDS encoding TonB-dependent hemoglobin/transferrin/lactoferrin family receptor → MLNRHHRLALLACTAFVTLAGIAVSHAQSTTSNEATAAEKQGRVTLLKKLEVKGGEKKGIADTPLASQVTEKELDDHQISSFEDLGRYLEPGVNFNRTNGSVNIRGLEGARVLTTIDGIAIPFLDDGARDADGGIDSFDFAALSTIDIVRGADSSRAGGGALGGAVVLRTLEPEDLIGEGKTWGGIFKFAYDGEDESLGGSAAVAARYDNTAVLFQGGYKRGHERKSNGDVGGYSVTRTEADPADYDQNNLLFKVRQYTDSGHTFGLTAERFDRDKDIDFMAGQSLLGNYRPGDYDKLDNTRRERLSLDYKFEAVDDDAWFDNASAVIYWQRLLRENGADAFRSTSVIGEYSRLNEAEDESYGASGYVEKFFDTGILQHRVTLGGEFAIGKLHQYSSGDDSCDEAPSPACGFLHTNQSDSPDVDSKKFGIYLQDRISVGDGPFAIAPGLRYDWYEYSPQNTAAYMRNPNYDGLPPGQSGDALSPKLLGTYQAAEQVELYAQWAMGFRAPTTQELYLNYGAPGSYLRIGNPDLEPETSNGFEIGAKLGDEDFGGRVSAFYNRYKNFIDERTYDDPNDIYPRGITEAINRANVSIHGVEVSAHKVFSNGFHVRTALAYAYGKDLDTDEVLGSVAPLKGVLGLGYATETWGTDLIFTAVKSVSEKSTSSFKAPGYGLMDLTGWWEPEQMPGLRVNAGVYNVFDKTYWDAVNTQNTFTQPAEYYSEPGRTFKISLTQRF
- a CDS encoding AAA family ATPase; protein product: MTLNAGLTTLHDEDIAKHQATAQSLVSKLVILERDDTSAGTPLAGTGRRFVSTVSTGGQRRTREIELARTIQSVRGADPLLSPAQHAVLYRTRRGIQVALAVSDVFARQTNLEQLQARNSTSPLAGEEAGQFKALLSALAYVAAFTLAAYLGATLQGEGEPVDDAVEPDFLFDTPQDALKSLVAALDRSIAGAPDDRALTARARAFSRVAIEGLIARKARFTGLQNFETVHIRLDQDDFTLNGFDVAPGQKRKPLTMTFKKPEEIIGNHIAKYQALKLSKMLMAYDFDRQMNPFVELGGFLFTFIGDGMPGTGKTILIQMLAGLLHEYCGVAGYAFHYENFGVDQISSYQGKSGQNCKEFVNNVMNPRAIGFGTIDDVDQVAAKRSDDRASAGQHEVTAVLMESFGGASTVVRGNCTFGMFSNYPENVDDALRQRAGARWLVDGPQTEGDYIDIFALLVGKNHEIPLGQHDLYAGQEIKRAVSQSYATHARPQEDGLIAVWERYVKEKGKIATLADVGAYLHMIKQAEPRFTGRAIRNITDAIKMRAMDVELPDDWFRDAGSFMHKSYDEKSAMIADLRGPITIEMVLQEINRYADSEFRYTDKSDDAAVAEVIRRERQRERAIREIETMKREGRWQS
- a CDS encoding DUF2333 family protein, encoding MFDPIVAFFQRVFTAIGRGIGMAVAWLLWPFVAFGNWYRGRSWIIKGPIGLILLGLILLYGYFIWQTQVWTNFNPDYVDRYKLAERKVPAGSPIGGPGATTTGQATGAAAAASQATVADTSTTEALSAVQLPAGTVCQTSAIVDVAADLIDLNVNQNAWISSMLLYKLGLFGLDWDDTPWLDNKASFQRGINQAVRRTAVELVDSLGRVRGTSGVNNDLQSARGNIQFDEETWYFGVNPFGPKTPTPSFYRAAMRDFRKFNVSLGRCEAIFDGRSDNMVEFLDRVANDLGNTSAIIRERSEFHNGGWFDTRADDRFWFAFGQLYGYYGILSAAGADFENVVAQRGLTPIYTETLKQLRAALRIQPLIISNGREDGWIMPTHLATMGFYILRVRSNIVEMRDILAR
- a CDS encoding DUF6638 family protein, coding for MKRLLEAELIYGRLLDISEPHLIARYNKALEGFGLKPTALERFSIDMTGFSPEIAGELGDRDYLDPNRVNRRFIILTPAQVELPVVHTSFSNTAALMHEFFNANSRAINAITIKDALYGEIEDSVSVVEDIDDLLSINEVRFRVLSAEDMLGKATELRELVDRLKKVPNAWSDDAMLNRMVELAKTTGDIRQNALVPDQLVFRHQAFWANHFGGVYVFLDQKTTTVICDPSVPGFRRSRPWQVSYIAVTDHARIYDFLAATNRLQLPQASWVQDSGLFQHRADMIIRGLINEADPTTELINADRIWLQTWIHRNAALVARDGTYPFLQEMSRMIAATGTIKMQEIAPENRFLLVRAGPAHPDQWLVNRLISQLVPRDFVSRFVFDKEGFYDAYERYSEKFREYVVATLTGTYLKDKAAFRHKLYGLKEE
- a CDS encoding DUF1993 domain-containing protein, producing the protein MPLTMYRLSIPAFTRGFSALGGILDKAEAFASDTGIPLAELFEARLAPDMLPLAGQVQRASDTSKNAIARLTTLEAPRFPDDEQSFADLRGRIAKTVAFFESVKPADLEGSESREVTLNFTKLKVSFSGEDYLLKFVLPNFYFHVTTAYDILRHKGVPIGKPDYIGSLD
- a CDS encoding extensin family protein, which produces MRPAAGMMLLSTMILSGVSLPEKGPLPVEKPSTTDEQAPPTPTPKPLAPRASERPASNQGKTGSLGEKKTRQAEDGTALDPDRDGAELREPILRVEEEDPAAHATCLAALKAIGSTYSDAARIDERNGCGIDKPIDITEILPGVSVKPEGKMRCQTALALARWTKETVIPAAQTAFGSEARVAALNQASAYVCRLRNNAETGKISEHARGNAVDIASFTLEGGKTINIQPRDEDGTLAGAFQRAVTATACLYFTTVLDPGSDAAHEDHLHLDVIERKNGYRYCR